In Citrus sinensis cultivar Valencia sweet orange chromosome 2, DVS_A1.0, whole genome shotgun sequence, a single genomic region encodes these proteins:
- the LOC102608479 gene encoding RNA-dependent RNA polymerase 1, with protein sequence MGKTIQVFGFPAGVTAEAVKDFLESKTGGGTVYALKLRTPKKGVGRLYAIVQFTTKEAADTIISLACRTEKLWYGRSYLNARRMEQDTVPRPRTFMHTMEHIELHFGCKISNEKFAVLWRGVNVTVNFGFGMRKINFLLSHLGEEYRLELDYENIWEIELHCPRWQMTKYLLIQLLGAPRIFQKGIRSPDLLYESPVFNFFKEVPDDQWVRTTDFTPSNFIGQSTGLCMELPYRLELPDFKENFAYYKESEDRFVLETGSAYSRSLDLVPIVGPPDGIALPYEILFKINLLVQNGCVAGPLLDSNFYRLVDPYRAPVSISCIEHALDKLYHLKECCYEPSRWLTDQYRKYMTSRSKPSSPAISLDDGLVYVHRVQVTPSRVYFCGPEINVSNRVLRHFRRDIDNFLRISFIDEDLDKIHSTDLSPRGSSATDITRTRIYTRILSTLRNGILIGDRKFEFLAFSSSQLRESSAWMFASRYGLTAAEIREWMGNFREIRNVAKYAARLGQSFSSSKETLSVHMDEIEIIPDVKIEIGKTKYVFSDGIGKVSAEFARKVASKCGLKDNPPSAFQIRYGGYKGVVAADPTSSKKLSLRDSMRKYESELTKLDVLAWSKYQPCFLNRQLISLLSTLGIWDEIFEKKQREAVRQLDAILTDPLKAQEALELMSPGENTNILKELLICGYKPDAEPFLSMMLQTFRASKLLELRTKTRIFIPNGRSMMGCLDETRTLNYGQVFVQISGAGYRQLHGESSLFSSSRSRQRFIVQGLVVVAKNPCLHPGDVRVLKAVNVPALHHMVDCVVFPQKGMRPHPNECSGSDLDGDIYFVCWDDELIPPQQDPPMDYTPAQSMQLDHDVQIEDVEEYFTNYIVNDSLGIIANAHTVFADREPHKARSEPCLQLAEKFSIAVDFPKTGVPAEIPPHLYVKEYPDFMEKPDKPTYESQNVIGKLFRAVKDIAPHTSCIRLFTKEVARRSYDPDMEVDGFEDHIDDAIYHKGNYDYKLGNLMDYYGIKTEAEILTGSIMKMSKSFTKRRDAEAIGMAVRALRKEARAWFKEKSGSDTEDDAYAKASAWYHVTYHPDYWGCYNHGMNRDHFLSFPWCVYDRLVEIKKDKTSIGNAFPALEQQFRQGLRMY encoded by the exons ATGGGTAAGACAATTCAGGTGTTTGGATTCCCTGCTGGTGTGACAGCAGAAGCAGTTAAGGACTTTCTTGAGTCAAAGACAGGTGGAGGAACTGTTTATGCTCTTAAGTTGAGGACTCCGAAAAAAGGGGTTGGAAGATTATATGCTATTGTGCAATTCACAACGAAGGAAGCTGCTGACACTATCATCTCATTGGCTTGCCGAACAGAAAAACTATGGTATGGGAGGTCATATCTCAATGCTCGCAGAATGGAGCAAGATACTGTGCCAAGGCCAAGAACTTTTATGCATACCATGGAACACATAGAACTGCATTTTGGCTGTAAGATCTCAAATGAAAAGTTTGCTGTTCTCTGGAGAGGGGTGAATGTTACCGTGAATTTTGGATTTGGAATGCGAAAGATAAATTTTCTACTTTCTCATCTAGGAGAGGAATACAGGCTTGAGCTTGATTATGAGAACATTTGGGAGATTGAGCTGCACTGTCCTCGTTGGCAAATGACCAAGTATCTTCTGATTCAG TTACTTGGCGCTCCTCGGATTTTCCAGAAAGGTATACGCTCTCCAGATCTCCTGTATGAAAGTCCTGTATTTAACTTCTTTAAGGAAGTTCCTGATGATCAATGGGTCAGGACAACGGATTTTACGCCATCAAACTTCATTGGGCAGTCTACTGGATTATGTATGGAGCTGCCATACAGGCTTGAACTTCCagattttaaggaaaattttgCTTATTATAAAGAAAGTGAAGATAGATTTGTTTTGGAGACAGGTTCTGCTTATTCTCGCAGTCTGGATCTAGTCCCCATTGTCGGTCCTCCGGATGGAATTGCCTTGCCATATGAGATCTTGTTTAAGATTAACCTGTTGGTTCAAAATGGGTGTGTTGCTGGGCCACTGCTTGATTCTAACTTCTACCGGTTGGTTGATCCATACAGAGCACCCGTGAGCATAAGTTGCATTGAACATGCTTTAGACAAACTATATCATTTAAAAGAATGTTGCTATGAACCTTCTAGGTGGCTCACTGATCAGTACAGAAAATATATGACATCTAGGAGTAAGCCAAGCTCGCCTGCCATATCTTTGGATGATGGTTTGGTGTATGTACACCGAGTTCAAGTAACACCTTCTAGAGTTTACTTTTGTGGTCCTGAGATTAATGTATCAAATCGCGTGCTGCGACACTTCAGGAGAGATATTGACAATTTTCTTCGCATTTCTTTTATTGATGAGGATTTGGATAAAATTCACTCAACGGATTTATCTCCACGTGGATCTTCTGCAACTGATATTACAAGAACAAGAATTTACACAAGGATTCTTTCCACTCTTCGTAATGGCATACTTATTGGTGATAGGAAGTTTGAATTTCTTGCCTTCTCATCAAGTCAGTTGCGAGAAAGTTCTGCTTGGATGTTTGCGTCAAGATATGGGCTCACAGCTGCAGAGATAAGGGAGTGGATGGGCAATTTTCGTGAAATAAGGAATGTGGCAAAATATGCTGCCAGGCTAGGTCAGTCCTTCAGTTCATCAAAAGAAACTCTTAGTGTTCACATGGATGAAATTGAGATCATTCCTGATGTAAAGATTGAAATAGGCAAAACTAAATATGTATTCTCTGATGGTATTGGCAAAGTTTCTGCTGAATTTGCTAGGAAAGTGGCCTCAAAATGTGGCCTCAAAGATAATCCTCCATCTGCCTTTCAGATTCGATATGGTGGATACAAAGGCGTGGTGGCTGCTGATCCAACttcatcaaaaaaattgtcattGAGGGACAGTATGCGCAAATATGAATCTGAACTCACGAAACTGGATGTTTTGGCTTGGAGCAAATATCAGCCTTGTTTTCTGAACCGTCAGTTGATTTCTCTTTTATCTACCCTCGGAATTTGGGATGAAATTTTTGAGAAGAAACAAAGAGAAGCTGTACGTCAACTGGATGCTATCTTAACAGATCCCTTAAAGGCACAGGAGGCTTTGGAGCTGATGTCTCCAGGAGAAAATACAAACATTCTCAAGGAACTGCTCATCTGTGGTTATAAGCCAGATGCTGAACCATTCCTTTCTATGATGCTCCAAACATTCCGGGCATCCAAATTGCTGGAATTGCGGACTAAAACAAGGATATTTATTCCAAATGGAAGATCTATGATGGGATGTCTAGATGAAACCAGAACCTTAAATTACGGGCAGGTGTTTGTGCAAATTTCCGGTGCTGGATATAGGCAGTTGCATGGTGAATCTTCCTTATTTAGCAGCAGCAGATCACGGCAGCGCTTTATTGTTCAGGGACTGGTGGTTGTTGCAAAAAACCCTTGTTTGCATCCAGGTGATGTACGTGTTTTAAAGGCTGTAAATGTGCCCGCTTTGCATCATATGGTGGACTGCGTTGTGTTTCCACAGAAAGGAATGAG ACCGCATCCAAATGAATGTTCTGGAAGTGATTTGGATGGAGATATCTACTTTGTCTGTTGGGACGATGAATTGATTCCACCACAGCAAGATCCACCAATGGATTACACTCCAGCACAAAGTATGCAGTTAGATCATGATGTTCAAATTGAG GACGTAGAGGAGTACTTCACCAACTACATAGTGAATGACAGTTTGGGGATCATTGCAAATGCTCACACTGTTTTTGCAGATCGGGAGCCTCATAAAGCAAGAAGTGAGCCCTGCTTACAACTAGCGGAGAAATTTTCAATTGCAGTTGACTTTCCAAAAACCGGTGTACCTGCTGAGATACCACCGCACTTATATGTTAAAGAATATCCAGATTTCATGGAAAAGCCTGACAAACCCACTTATGAGTCACAAAATGTGATAGGAAAGCTCTTCCGAGCGGTGAAGGACATTGCGCCACATACAAGCTGTATTAGGTTGTTCACAAAGGAAGTGGCAAGGAGATCTTATGACCCTGACATGGAAGTTGATGGGTTTGAGGATCACATCGATGATGCTATCTATCACAAAGGCAATTATGATTACAAACTGGGAAATCTGATGGACTATTACGGCATCAAAACAGAAGCTGAAATACTCACTGGCAGTATCATGAAAATGTCGAAATCTTTCACCAAGAGAAGAGATGCAGAAGCAATTGGAATGGCAGTCAGGGCCTTGAGGAAAGAAGCTAGAGCCTGGTTCAAAGAGAAAAGTGGCTCAGATACTGAGGATGATGCATATGCAAAAGCATCGGCTTGGTACCATGTCACTTATCACCCTGATTACTGGGGTTGCTACAATCACGGCATGAATCGGGATCATTTTCTTAGCTTTCCGTGGTGTGTTTACGACAGGCTAGTTGAAATCAAGAAGGATAAAACAAGTATTGGAAATGCTTTTCCAGCTCTGGAGCAACAGTTCCGTCAGGGTTTGCGTATGTATTGA